Proteins co-encoded in one Erinaceus europaeus chromosome 2, mEriEur2.1, whole genome shotgun sequence genomic window:
- the RNF14 gene encoding E3 ubiquitin-protein ligase RNF14: MSSEDREAQEDELLALASIYDGDEFRKAESVQGGETRIYLDLPQNFKIFVSGNSNECLQNSGFEHTICFLPPLVLNFELPPDYPSSSPPSFTLSGKWLSPTQLSALCKHLDNLWEEHRGSVVLFAWMQFLKEETLAYLNIVSPFELKMGCQNKVQRRTTQATSNTELEFGGAAGSDIDQEVVDERAVQDVESLSSLIQEILDFDQAQQIKCFNSKLFLCNICFCEKLGSESMYFLECRHVYCKACLKDYFEIQIRDGQVQCLNCPEPKCPSVATPGQVKELVEADLFARYDRLLLQSTLDLMADVVYCPRPSCQLPVMQEPGCTMGICSSCNFAFCTLCRLTYHGVSPCKVTAEKLMDLRNEYLQADEANKRFLEQRYGKRVIQKALEEMESKEWLEKNSKSCPCCGTPIEKLDGCNKMTCTGCMQYFCWICMGSLSRANPYKHFTDPASQCFNRLFHAVDVNGDVWEDEIED; the protein is encoded by the exons ATGTCGTCTGAAGACCGAGAAGCTCAGGAGGATGAACTGTTGGCTTTGGCAAGTATTTATGATGGAGATGAATTTAGGAAAGCAGAGTCTGTCCAAGGTGGAGAAACCAGGATCTATTTGGACTTGCCACAGAATTTCAAGATATTCGTGAGCG GCAATTCAAATGAGTGTCTCCAGAATAGTGGTTTTGAACACACCATTTGCTTTCTGCCTCCACTGGTGCTGAACTTTGAACTGCCACCAGATTATCCATCCTCTTCCCCACCTTCATTCACCCTTAGTGGCAAATGGCTGTCACCAACTCAG TTGTCTGCTCTTTGCAAGCACCTAGACAACCTGTGGGAAGAACACCGGGGAAGTGTGGTCCTGTTTGCTTGGATGCAGTTTCTTAAGGAAGAGACCCTAGCTTACCTGAATATCGTCTCTCCTTTTGAGCTCAAAATGGGCTGTCAGAATAAAGTGCAGAGGAGGACAACTCAAGCCACTTCCAACACAGAGCTAGAATTTGGAGGAGCTGCCGGATCTGATATAGACCAAGAAGTTGTAGATGAGAGAGCTGTGCAAGATGTGGAATCCCTGTCAAGTCTGATCCAGGAAATCTTGGACTTTGATCAAGCTCAGCAGATCAAATGCTTCAATAGTAAATTATTCCTGTGCAATATATGCTTCTGTGAGAAGCTGGGTAGTGAGTCGATGTACTTCTTAGAGTGTAGGCATGTGTACTGCAAAGCCTGTTTGAAGGACTATTTTGAAATCCAAATTAGAGATGGCCAAGTTCAATGCCTCAACTGTCCAGAACCCAAGTGTCCTTCAGTGGCCACACCTGGTCAG GTCAAAGAGCTAGTAGAAGCAGACTTATTTGCCCGTTATGACCGCCTTCTTCTCCAGTCCACCTTAGACCTGATGGCAGATGTGGTTTACTGCCCCCGCCCTTCCTGCCAGTTACCTGTGATGCAAGAGCCTGGCTGCACCATGGGCATCTGTTCTAGCTGCAATTTTGCCTTTTGTACCTTGTGCAGATTGACCTACCATGGGGTCTCTCCATGTAAGGTGACTGCAG AGAAATTAATGGACTTACGAAATGAGTACTTGCAAGCAGATGAGGCCAACAAAAGGTTTTTGGAACAGAGGTATGGTAAGAGGGTGATTCAGAAGGCGCTGGAAGAGATGGAAAGTAAGGAATGGCTAGAAAAGAACTCGAAGAGCTGCCCATGTTGTGGGACTCCCATTGAG AAATTAGATGGCTGTAACAAGATGACATGTACCGGCTGTATGCAGTATTTCTGCTGGATTTGCATGGGTTCTTTGTCTAGAGCAAACCCTTATAAACATTTTACTGACCCTGCTTCCCAGTGTTTTAACCG GCTGTTCCATGCTGTTGATGTTAATGGAGATGTTTGGGAAGATGAGATCGAAGACTAG